ttttgtgtcttgtgttgtgaaattcagtatcttaagagtatgaattctaTAACTGAAACAAATTactaattgtgtcttatgttatgaatttctgtgcctatgaacacaaattatgtacctaaatcagatttgaaaaaaaaaaataaatatataacatatgtatatGCCTTATGTTGTGATTTTCTGTGTCTTATATTATGACATTCTGTACCTTACAAATATGAATTCTATACCTTGTTGTGTCAATCTAGTAGACCGTGGTGGTCCATAATAAAAATTACCGTTTACCcattacatggaccatggtccacaataaagTTTGGGGTAGGGCAGGATAACCACAGTTTTATGCGGTGTATTACTCTATATAAAGTCAGGCCAATTGCCCATGTTTCCTAGCTACTACAACACACAGTACTAGATTCAAGTAAGGCCAGGCTTAACCAGGAGATGGAGAGAGTTCCAACCAAGCTAGCTGTCTTCCTAGCTCTTTTAATGGCTGCATCTTGTTAGTTCTATCTCTCTCAGCTCCTCAAACGCACATACTGCCTAGTGTATCatattgattaataaaaatgatGAGTTTTATTATGTGTTGCAGTGTTGCCGTCAAGTCTGACGGAACAAATATCTGTAGGACCAAACAAGAAGCAGATGGTGATGACTGGGCAGCTTTGCAAGTCTCACGATGACTGCAAAGCCAACAGCGTTTACTCTACCAACTTCTGCGTCAACAAGATCTCTGGATCTGAAGTCGGTCATTGTGCTGGATTTGGTTCCAATTTGGGTGGTATGTAATTCTTTAGCTTCACTCTATATCTTCAACTTTTCAAATTGGGTTGGAGTTACATAGAATTTAACAGTTAGGATAAGCATTTATCATTACGTGTAAAGTTATAATGCACAACAAAGgtctaattttatttcttatatatttacCGTTATTGCATGAGGTGCTagacttcctttttttttttgaaaacaaagcaACCAGATAAATTAATGCAAAAATGCAGAAATAGAGTCAGGAGGGACAGAGTCCCATTACATAGTCTCATCATGAGAAAAAACCAGAGATGCAAGCGTGTGATGAGCACTAATATTCGCTGCTCTAGGAATTAAACTAACTTGACACTGATTAAAAGTAGATATAGCAGCCTTGCAGGCATCAATCGTGACACCTACATAGGACCGAACTAGATAACGAGATGATAGTACGCCAGCATGGAGTTGCGCACAGTCGGTGTGTAATTGAACATCCGTCTTTGCCCAACAATTTTTCTAATCATTAATTACTAGATTTAACCTTTTATcggcagttcttatatcgtggaccgcggtccacaatgcattgtggaccgcggtccccaaaacgacgtcgttttgattaatgaaacagacggaagaattcgcgccactcactttcttttcatatatactgcactttcttttcatatatactgcactttcttttcatatatactacactttcttttcatatatactgcactttcttttcaacacaattgcagttccctttcaacacaactgcactttcttttcatatatactgcactttcttttcatatatactgcactttcttttcaacacaactgcagttccctttcaaaacaactgcagttactttttgatataactatagtttcattcgataatatacaactgtagttatatcaaaaagtaactgcagttgtgttgaaagggaactgcagttgtgttgaaaagaaagtgcagtatatatgaaaagaNgttcttatatcgtggaccgcggtccacaatgcattgtggaccacggtccacgatataatttgcgtttaTCGGTCTGCGTCtaactataaattaaatgtaataatataagGTGNgttcttatatcgtggaccgcggtccacaatgcattgtggaccgcggtccccaaaacgacgtcgttttgattaatgaaacagacggaagaattcgcgccactcactttcttttcatatatactgcactttcttttcatatatactgcactttcttttcatatatactacactttcttttcatatatactgcactttcttttcaacacaattgcagttccctttcaacacaactgcactttcttttcatatatactgcactttcttttcatatatactgcactttcttttcaacacaactgcagttccctttcaaaacaactgcagttactttttgatataactatagtttcattcgataatatacaactgtagttatatcaaaaagtaactgcagttgtgttgaaagggaactgcagttgtgttgaaaagaaagtgcagtatatatgaaaagaaagtgcagtatatataaaaagaaagtgagtggcgcgaattcatccgtctgtttcattaatcaaaacgacgtcgttttgggaccgcggtccacaatgcattgtggaccacggtccacgatataatttgcgtttaTCGGTCTGCGTCtaactataaattaaatgtaataatataaggtggtcctgtttggtaaatgtcTGTTAGCTGATTAAGTTATGAAGTATGACTAGTTGATgtcattaactgattgtaggaaagtgtttggtaaattagatgtTATATGATAGCTATTTGGAGTTAAAAATTCGATTAActgaatatttatattgattttttaattaagtcAA
This portion of the Ipomoea triloba cultivar NCNSP0323 chromosome 5, ASM357664v1 genome encodes:
- the LOC116020709 gene encoding uncharacterized protein LOC116020709, whose translation is MERVPTKLAVFLALLMAASLLPSSLTEQISVGPNKKQMVMTGQLCKSHDDCKANSVYSTNFCVNKISGSEVGHCAGFGSNLGGVASTTEDKKGKSKGGCGKCKTDADCRGCPAAAACEKIILNGYCA